In the genome of Pangasianodon hypophthalmus isolate fPanHyp1 chromosome 23, fPanHyp1.pri, whole genome shotgun sequence, one region contains:
- the zbtb8b gene encoding zinc finger and BTB domain-containing protein 8B isoform X2, whose protein sequence is MYRDKMEVPSYHSKLLFELNEQRKRDFFCDCSIIVEGRVFKAHRNILFASSGYFRALLVHYLQDSGHRHSTASLDIVTADAFSLILDFLYSGRLDLRTDNVIEIMSAASYLQMTDVVNFCKGYIKSSLEICNREKESQREMGKEREGPADSGTSASVSSVPAASTSQPDRGTPQSMEMPNSVEASSDIPSTPAATSSKDSESENSQGGFSNQPPTNAAVKSNPAQDVINPSSSGMLVVPVHTKIKFDPDEEGECSLEAKDMDLYENPSNGEDRTLSSSPAPSSEPTSLPPYPNYQMKQYVDVLLRGGANSHREELMPHFGHSLGSSNMMGRVDEGLGPGGSCSMEIQSDWYVEDAGRLHKCPFCPYTTKQKGILKRHIRCHTGERPYPCEICGKRFTRQEHLRTHAVTVHRATWPIVCKGCRRVFSGAVSQGLKRFGLCDSCTCVTTTNEDSPSMNLSSQSVSVEQGTTDSDWPVFMVDGDEEPSAGAGEVDDKKDLQRQLAEGGSLL, encoded by the exons ATGTACAGGGACAAAATGGAGGTTCCCTCTTATCACTCCAAGCTTTTATTTGAGCTGAACGAACAGCGTAAGAGGGACTTCTTCTGCGACTGCAGCATCATCGTGGAGGGCCGCGTGTTCAAGGCGCACAGAAACATCCTCTTTGCGAGCAGCGGCTATTTCCGAGCTCTGCTGGTGCATTATTTGCAGGATAGTGGCCACAGGCATAGCACAGCTTCTCTGGACATTGTCACAGCAGATGCCTTTTCACTCATTCTGGACTTTCTGTACTCCGGTCGTCTAGACCTGCGCACTGATAATGTGATTGAGATCATGTCCGCTGCCAGCTACTTGCAGATGACGGACGTAGTGAACTTTTGCAAAGGCTACATCAAATCATCATTGGAGATCTGTAACAGGGAGAAGGAGAGCCAGAGAGAAATgggcaaagagagagaaggacctGCTGACAGTGGTACGTCAGCTTCAGTCTCCAGTGTTCCTGCAGCGTCCACTTCCCAACCGGACAGGGGAACCCCACAGAGTATGGAAATGCCCAATTCCGTTGAGGCGTCCTCTGATATTCCCTCCACACCAGCTGCTACCAGTAGCAAAGACTCAGAGAGTGAGAACTCGCAGGGAGGGTTCTCCAACCAGCCTCCCACCAATGCGGCTGTTAAGAGCAACCCAGCGCAAGACGTAATCAACCCATCATCTTCAGGGATGCTTGTTGTGCCAGTGCACACCAAGATTAAATTTGACCCTGATGAGGAAGGTGAATGTTCACTTGAAGCTAAGGACATGGACCTGTATGAAAACCCAAGCAATGGTGAAGACAGAACTCTCAGCTCAAGTCCTGCACCTAGCAGTGAGCCAACATCCCTGCCTCCGTACCCCAACTATCAGATGAAGCAGTATGTAGATGTACTGCTACGTGGAGGTGCCAACTCCCACCGCGAGGAGCTCATGCCTCATTTTGGCCACAGTTTGGGAAGCAGTAATATGATGGGTCGAGTAGATGAAGGACTAGGTCCTGGAGGCTCCTGCAGTATGGAGATCCAAAGCGACTGGTATGTGGAGGATGCAG GGAGGCTGCATAAGTGTCCGTTCTGCCCATACACAACCAAACAGAAGGGCATTCTGAAGAGGCACATCCGTTGTCACACAGGGGAGAGGCCATACCCGTGTGAGATCTGTGGAAAGCGTTTCACTCGACAGGAGCATCTACGCACACACGCTGTCACC GTCCATCGTGCGACCTGGCCCATCGTGTGTAAGGGCTGCAGGCGTGTCTTCTCTGGAGCCGTGTCTCAGGGTCTGAAGCGCTTTGGCCTCTGTGATAGTTGTACTTGTGTCACTACAACTAACGAGGACTCTCCTTCCATGAACTTGAGCAGCCAGTCTGTGAGTGTGGAACAGGGCACGACGGACTCGGATTGGCCTGTCTTCATGGTGGACGGGGATGAGGAGCCCAGTGCTGGCGCTGGGGAAGTGGACGATAAGAAGGACCTCCAGAGGCAGCTTGCAGAGGGGGGAAGTCTTTTATAG
- the fuca1.2 gene encoding alpha-L-fucosidase 1, tandem duplicate 2: MRLRLLLCAVCCGLVSAERYKPDWKSLDARPLPKWYDEAKFGLFVHWGVFSVPAFGSEWFWWNWQGALEPAYIAFMLKNYPPGFTYAEFAPQFNAQFFQPDAWAEVFEASGAKYVVFTTKHHEGFTNWGSPTSWNWNSVDNGPHRDLVGELGTAIRNRSLHYGLYHSLYEWFNPLYLKDKASGFKTQEFVYRKTLPELMDLVKRYKPDLIWSDGDWEAPDTYWNSTEFLAWLYNDSPVKDVIVVNDRWGNGTYCKHGGYYNCADKYTPSTMPKHKWEKCNSIDRISWGYRRNMKLSDLMDVPTIIKDLVFTVAYGGNYLLNIGPTSDGMIPTIFEEHLRGVGAWLKVNGEAIYATTPWRVPTENATVPVWYTSKGSTVYAIFHTKPTQYSFVLSSPVTSDTTVVTLLGSTEPLKWAPLHSSGLIMLLPELPFSTAGAWAIKLTGVA, translated from the exons ATGCGCTTAAGGCTGCTGTTGTGCGCAGTGTGCTGCGGGCTGGTCAGTGCAGAGCGCTACAAGCCTGACTGGAAGAGCCTGGACGCCAGACCTCTGCCCAAGTGGTACGACGAGGCTAAGTTCGGGCTGTTCGTCCACTGGGGGGTGTTTTCGGTGCCGGCTTTCGGCAGTGAGTGGTTCTGGTGGAACTGGCAGGGTGCGCTGGAGCCCGCATACATCGCTTTCATGCTGAAGAATTATCCTCCGGGATTCACATACGCCGAGTTCGCACCGCAGTTTAACGCGCAGTTCTTCCAGCCTGACGCCTGGGCGGAAGTGTTCGAGGCTTCCGGAGCCAA GTACGTTGTTTTCACTACGAAACACCATGAAGGTTTCACTAACTGGGGATCGCCAACTTCATGGAACTGGAACTCCGTTGATAACGGGCCTCACAGGGACCTTGTTGGAGAGCTGGGGACTGCCATTCGGAATAG GTCTCTGCACTATGGCTTGTACCACTCCTTGTATGAATGGTTCAATCCCCTGTATCTAAAAGACAAGGCGTCAGGCTTTAAGACCCAGGAATTTGTTTATAGAAAAACCTTGCCAGAGCTCATGGATCTTGTCAAAAG GTACAAGCCAGACCTGATATGGTCAGACGGGGATTGGGAAGCTCCTGATACTTACTGGAACTCCACTGAATTTTTAGCCTGGCTTTACAACGACAGTCCAGTGAAG GATGTAATTGTGGTGAATGACAGATGGGGGAACGGAACATACTGTAAACATGGCGGTTACTACAACTGTGCTGATAAGTACACTCCATCCACAATGCCCAAGCACAAATGGGAGAAATGTAATTCAATAGACAGAATCTCCTGGGGTTATCGTAGGAACATGAAGCTCAGTGATTTGATGGATGTGCCCACCATTATAAAG GATCTCGTCTTCACTGTGGCCTATGGAGGAAACTACCTGCTGAATATCGGACCTACGTCAGATGGCATGATCCCGACCATTTTTGAGGAGCATCTCCGAGGTGTTGGCGCCTGGTTGAAGGTTAATGGTGAGGCCATCTACGCCACCACACCGTGGAGAGTCCCGACCGAGAATGCTACTGTGCCAGTCTG GTACACTTCCAAAGGCTCTACTGTGTATGCCATCTTTCACACCAAACCGACGCAGTACTCCTTCGTGCTCTCCTCTCCTGTAACCTCAGACACCACCGTA GTGACTCTGCTGGGAAGCACTGAGCCTTTAAAGTGGGCTCCTCTGCATTCATCAGGACTGATCATGCTGCTGCCTGAGCTGCCATTCAGTACTGCTGGGGCATGGGCCATCAAACTGACTGGAGTGGCTTAA
- the zbtb8b gene encoding zinc finger and BTB domain-containing protein 8B isoform X1, protein MYRDKMEVPSYHSKLLFELNEQRKRDFFCDCSIIVEGRVFKAHRNILFASSGYFRALLVHYLQDSGHRHSTASLDIVTADAFSLILDFLYSGRLDLRTDNVIEIMSAASYLQMTDVVNFCKGYIKSSLEICNREKESQREMGKEREGPADSGTSASVSSVPAASTSQPDRGTPQSMEMPNSVEASSDIPSTPAATSSKDSESENSQGGFSNQPPTNAAVKSNPAQDVINPSSSGMLVVPVHTKIKFDPDEEGECSLEAKDMDLYENPSNGEDRTLSSSPAPSSEPTSLPPYPNYQMKQYVDVLLRGGANSHREELMPHFGHSLGSSNMMGRVDEGLGPGGSCSMEIQSDWYVEDAVFYSGRLHKCPFCPYTTKQKGILKRHIRCHTGERPYPCEICGKRFTRQEHLRTHAVTVHRATWPIVCKGCRRVFSGAVSQGLKRFGLCDSCTCVTTTNEDSPSMNLSSQSVSVEQGTTDSDWPVFMVDGDEEPSAGAGEVDDKKDLQRQLAEGGSLL, encoded by the exons ATGTACAGGGACAAAATGGAGGTTCCCTCTTATCACTCCAAGCTTTTATTTGAGCTGAACGAACAGCGTAAGAGGGACTTCTTCTGCGACTGCAGCATCATCGTGGAGGGCCGCGTGTTCAAGGCGCACAGAAACATCCTCTTTGCGAGCAGCGGCTATTTCCGAGCTCTGCTGGTGCATTATTTGCAGGATAGTGGCCACAGGCATAGCACAGCTTCTCTGGACATTGTCACAGCAGATGCCTTTTCACTCATTCTGGACTTTCTGTACTCCGGTCGTCTAGACCTGCGCACTGATAATGTGATTGAGATCATGTCCGCTGCCAGCTACTTGCAGATGACGGACGTAGTGAACTTTTGCAAAGGCTACATCAAATCATCATTGGAGATCTGTAACAGGGAGAAGGAGAGCCAGAGAGAAATgggcaaagagagagaaggacctGCTGACAGTGGTACGTCAGCTTCAGTCTCCAGTGTTCCTGCAGCGTCCACTTCCCAACCGGACAGGGGAACCCCACAGAGTATGGAAATGCCCAATTCCGTTGAGGCGTCCTCTGATATTCCCTCCACACCAGCTGCTACCAGTAGCAAAGACTCAGAGAGTGAGAACTCGCAGGGAGGGTTCTCCAACCAGCCTCCCACCAATGCGGCTGTTAAGAGCAACCCAGCGCAAGACGTAATCAACCCATCATCTTCAGGGATGCTTGTTGTGCCAGTGCACACCAAGATTAAATTTGACCCTGATGAGGAAGGTGAATGTTCACTTGAAGCTAAGGACATGGACCTGTATGAAAACCCAAGCAATGGTGAAGACAGAACTCTCAGCTCAAGTCCTGCACCTAGCAGTGAGCCAACATCCCTGCCTCCGTACCCCAACTATCAGATGAAGCAGTATGTAGATGTACTGCTACGTGGAGGTGCCAACTCCCACCGCGAGGAGCTCATGCCTCATTTTGGCCACAGTTTGGGAAGCAGTAATATGATGGGTCGAGTAGATGAAGGACTAGGTCCTGGAGGCTCCTGCAGTATGGAGATCCAAAGCGACTGGTATGTGGAGGATGCAG TTTTCTACTCAGGGAGGCTGCATAAGTGTCCGTTCTGCCCATACACAACCAAACAGAAGGGCATTCTGAAGAGGCACATCCGTTGTCACACAGGGGAGAGGCCATACCCGTGTGAGATCTGTGGAAAGCGTTTCACTCGACAGGAGCATCTACGCACACACGCTGTCACC GTCCATCGTGCGACCTGGCCCATCGTGTGTAAGGGCTGCAGGCGTGTCTTCTCTGGAGCCGTGTCTCAGGGTCTGAAGCGCTTTGGCCTCTGTGATAGTTGTACTTGTGTCACTACAACTAACGAGGACTCTCCTTCCATGAACTTGAGCAGCCAGTCTGTGAGTGTGGAACAGGGCACGACGGACTCGGATTGGCCTGTCTTCATGGTGGACGGGGATGAGGAGCCCAGTGCTGGCGCTGGGGAAGTGGACGATAAGAAGGACCTCCAGAGGCAGCTTGCAGAGGGGGGAAGTCTTTTATAG